A stretch of the Sphingosinithalassobacter tenebrarum genome encodes the following:
- a CDS encoding CoA transferase has translation MPLTIPLADVADGWVKALAQATGSEAIAALDGATLLGERAMLNGFAVPGRVSPGGGCRLYEAADGVVALNLARESDRELLPALFEQAFDPADDTAITGQVAQCEAPALVARGREMGLAIAAETEPAPPCPAVQRLVEGKSRAGADRPPRVIDLSALWAGPLAGHLLWLAGADVVKVESDTRPDAMREGDPALFALLNQGKASISLDLKAAEGRRALMGLIAQADIIVEAARPRALRQLGIDAAALVAGQPGLIWLTITGHGARGDAADWVGFGDDCGVAAGLSAELRAASGASGFAGDAVADPLTGIRAASVAWDLWQTGHGGRFGLSMRGVTAEALGQANADGPETLTALLRAWRAAEGKPFPGVTRRSARAVAPRGADTRRLAAGLASC, from the coding sequence ATGCCGCTCACCATTCCGCTGGCGGATGTCGCCGACGGGTGGGTGAAGGCGCTTGCGCAGGCTACCGGTTCGGAGGCGATCGCGGCGCTCGACGGCGCGACGTTGCTGGGCGAGCGGGCGATGCTGAACGGCTTTGCCGTGCCGGGCCGGGTTTCTCCCGGCGGCGGATGTCGGCTGTACGAGGCGGCGGACGGCGTGGTCGCGCTCAATCTGGCGCGAGAGAGCGATCGTGAATTGCTGCCCGCGCTGTTCGAACAGGCATTCGATCCTGCCGATGACACCGCGATCACGGGGCAGGTCGCGCAATGTGAAGCCCCGGCGCTGGTGGCGCGCGGCCGCGAGATGGGGCTGGCGATCGCAGCCGAGACCGAGCCCGCCCCTCCCTGCCCGGCCGTTCAGAGACTCGTCGAAGGCAAAAGCCGGGCAGGTGCCGACCGCCCGCCCCGCGTGATCGACCTGTCGGCGCTGTGGGCCGGTCCGCTGGCCGGGCATCTGCTGTGGCTGGCGGGCGCAGACGTCGTGAAGGTCGAAAGCGACACCCGCCCCGATGCCATGCGCGAAGGCGATCCGGCGCTGTTCGCGCTGCTCAACCAAGGCAAGGCGAGCATTTCGCTTGACCTGAAGGCGGCGGAAGGACGGCGCGCGCTGATGGGGCTGATCGCGCAGGCCGATATCATCGTTGAAGCGGCGCGGCCGCGTGCGTTGCGCCAACTGGGAATCGATGCCGCTGCACTCGTCGCCGGGCAGCCGGGGCTGATCTGGCTGACGATCACCGGCCACGGCGCGCGCGGCGACGCGGCCGACTGGGTCGGCTTCGGCGACGATTGCGGCGTGGCGGCAGGGCTTTCCGCCGAACTGCGTGCCGCCAGCGGCGCGAGCGGCTTCGCCGGCGACGCCGTTGCCGATCCGCTGACCGGCATTCGTGCCGCTTCGGTGGCGTGGGACCTATGGCAGACAGGGCACGGCGGGCGCTTCGGCCTGTCGATGCGCGGGGTGACGGCAGAGGCGCTGGGGCAGGCCAACGCGGATGGCCCGGAAACGCTCACGGCATTGCTCCGTGCGTGGCGCGCGGCCGAGGGCAAGCCCTTCCCCGGCGTCACGCGCCGATCGGCCCGAGCGGTGGCACCGCGCGGTGCCGATACGCGGCGACTGGCGGCAGGACTCGCGTCATGCTGA
- a CDS encoding amidohydrolase family protein, whose product MLIRNAELENGTVCDIRIDGDHIGEVGPLTMRPGEPVIDAGGALLLPGLHDHHIHVAATAAGLASVPCGPPDVTDAEALAAALGRSGGGWLRGVGYHESVAGMLDAGSLDAIAPDRPVRIQHRSGRMWFLNSAALDLLLADRDAPPGMEREAGRFTGRLFDEDGWLRAALGAQPPRFAQVGAMLAARGVTGLTEISPANDDAMARHFAAERAHDALPQKVLLAGKLELAQAAMARGITLGPAKLHLHEADLPDFDAALAFMRTAHDQGRVVAVHCATEVELVFTLAAFGAAGTIPGDRIEHASVSPDTAVAEIARLGLAVVSQPHFVAERGDAYRADVDPRDQPLLYRLRAFHDAGVPLAGGSDAPYGGTDPWAAMAAAVSRQTPSGAMIGPNEALTPEEALGLYLAAPQALGERRRITPGAPADLCMLDRPWAAAREDLASVGVRASWVDGRQIFDSVDQAPV is encoded by the coding sequence ATGCTGATCCGCAATGCCGAACTCGAAAACGGCACGGTTTGTGACATCCGTATCGATGGCGACCACATCGGCGAGGTCGGCCCGCTGACGATGCGCCCCGGCGAGCCCGTGATCGACGCAGGCGGCGCGCTGCTGCTGCCCGGCCTGCACGATCATCACATTCATGTCGCCGCCACTGCCGCCGGGCTGGCATCGGTGCCGTGCGGCCCACCCGACGTGACCGATGCCGAGGCACTGGCGGCGGCGTTGGGCCGATCCGGCGGCGGCTGGCTGCGCGGCGTCGGCTATCACGAAAGCGTCGCGGGCATGCTCGATGCCGGTTCGCTCGACGCGATCGCGCCCGATCGGCCTGTGCGCATCCAGCATCGTTCGGGGCGGATGTGGTTCCTGAACAGCGCCGCGCTCGACTTGCTGCTCGCGGACCGAGACGCGCCGCCGGGAATGGAACGCGAGGCCGGACGCTTTACCGGGCGTCTGTTCGACGAAGACGGCTGGCTGCGCGCCGCGCTGGGCGCGCAACCGCCGCGCTTCGCGCAGGTCGGCGCGATGCTGGCGGCGCGCGGGGTGACCGGGCTCACCGAAATCTCGCCCGCCAACGACGATGCGATGGCACGGCATTTCGCCGCCGAACGGGCGCACGACGCCCTGCCGCAAAAGGTGCTGCTCGCCGGAAAGCTGGAGCTGGCGCAGGCGGCAATGGCGCGGGGCATCACGCTCGGCCCGGCCAAGCTGCATCTCCACGAAGCCGATCTGCCCGATTTCGACGCTGCCCTCGCCTTCATGCGGACCGCGCACGATCAGGGGCGCGTCGTCGCCGTGCATTGCGCGACCGAAGTCGAACTGGTCTTCACCCTCGCCGCCTTCGGCGCGGCCGGCACGATCCCCGGCGACCGTATCGAACATGCCTCGGTCTCGCCCGACACTGCCGTTGCCGAAATCGCGCGGCTGGGGCTCGCGGTGGTCAGCCAGCCGCATTTCGTCGCCGAGCGGGGCGACGCCTATCGCGCCGATGTCGATCCGCGCGATCAGCCTTTGCTCTATCGCCTACGCGCATTTCACGATGCGGGCGTGCCGCTCGCGGGGGGCAGCGACGCGCCCTATGGCGGCACCGATCCGTGGGCAGCGATGGCGGCCGCCGTGTCGCGACAAACGCCGAGCGGCGCGATGATCGGGCCGAACGAGGCGCTGACGCCGGAGGAAGCACTCGGCCTCTATCTCGCCGCGCCGCAAGCGCTCGGCGAGCGGCGGCGGATCACGCCCGGTGCCCCCGCCGATCTCTGCATGCTCGACCGGCCGTGGGCGGCGGCGCGCGAGGACCTCGCGTCAGTCGGAGTCCGCGCGAGCTGGGTCGACGGGCGGCAGATCTTCGATAGCGTCGATCAGGCCCCAGTCTAG
- a CDS encoding enoyl-CoA hydratase/isomerase family protein yields MVEEGLRIDPNRMAGGWPDLPIAFVALDTGPLEMPPLPPYPVVGIGDPGHPSGRRLDAVVEPPVSLAGLAASARANPLAASAAMRLLRRIDAMPVDAAIEQESLAYGALQAGAEHAAWLARREVAPQPPGRLHVTRTGNLLELVLDRPQARNAIDRVMRDALFEAFTVAELDRDIERVTLRAAGPAFSMGGDLAEFGTTRDPDVAHAIRMQTLPAIPLSRRADIYHVHIQGGCVGAGLELAAFAARVTASPRAWFQLPELAMGLIPGAGGCVSVPRRIGRQRAGLMILSGKRINARTALDWGLIDAIEDLPPVDPARADSD; encoded by the coding sequence GATCCGAATCGGATGGCGGGAGGCTGGCCGGACCTGCCGATAGCGTTCGTTGCGCTCGACACAGGGCCGCTGGAAATGCCGCCGCTCCCGCCCTATCCGGTTGTCGGGATCGGCGATCCGGGGCATCCGTCGGGGCGCCGGCTGGATGCGGTGGTCGAGCCGCCCGTTTCGCTCGCGGGGCTGGCGGCATCGGCGCGGGCCAATCCGCTCGCGGCGTCGGCGGCGATGCGGTTGCTGCGGCGCATCGATGCGATGCCGGTCGACGCGGCGATCGAGCAGGAATCGCTGGCCTATGGCGCGCTTCAGGCGGGGGCGGAGCATGCCGCCTGGCTCGCGAGGCGCGAGGTGGCACCGCAGCCGCCCGGGAGGCTCCACGTGACACGCACGGGCAACCTGCTCGAACTGGTGCTCGATCGACCGCAGGCACGCAACGCAATCGACCGCGTGATGCGCGATGCACTGTTCGAGGCATTCACTGTCGCCGAGCTCGATCGCGATATCGAACGCGTGACGCTGCGTGCGGCCGGGCCGGCGTTCAGCATGGGCGGCGACCTCGCGGAGTTCGGCACGACGCGCGACCCGGACGTGGCGCATGCGATCCGCATGCAGACGCTGCCCGCGATCCCGTTGTCGCGGCGGGCGGATATCTATCATGTCCATATTCAGGGCGGATGCGTCGGTGCGGGGCTGGAGCTTGCGGCATTCGCAGCGCGTGTCACGGCGTCGCCGCGCGCCTGGTTTCAGCTGCCCGAGCTGGCGATGGGGCTGATTCCGGGGGCAGGGGGCTGCGTCTCGGTGCCGCGCCGGATCGGACGACAACGTGCGGGGCTGATGATCCTTTCGGGCAAGCGCATCAATGCGCGGACGGCTCTAGACTGGGGCCTGATCGACGCTATCGAAGATCTGCCGCCCGTCGACCCAGCTCGCGCGGACTCCGACTGA